The Saccopteryx leptura isolate mSacLep1 chromosome 5, mSacLep1_pri_phased_curated, whole genome shotgun sequence nucleotide sequence TTATAAACTCCATGAAAAGCTTTGGGAAGACTGAAAAGTGTCCCTCACCCACTTGTAAGCgctttaaacaaaatgaaatccTTCTCAGATATGGGGTGTATGGTACCCTCACACTCTCTTTgcgttttcttttaaaagttgcataatgtttacttttttctaattACGAAAGTCAAATACTTTGTAGAGTGGTTGGAAAATGCACAaaggacaaagaagaaaataaatattcttgcAAGTCTGCCCCCTAGAGGTAACTGCTGCCATGACACTCTGGAGGGTAGTATCTCAGCATTCCATCTGTGCAGAGGTCTTCaagcgtgtgtgcgtgtgcatacatgcgtgtgtgcgtgcacaagtgtgtgtgcgtgtgtgggaGCAAATTGGATCAAACAGCACAGCAGTTTTGCAATTCACTTTCAAACAACAGCATCACTTAAATTAATATTCTTTTGTATCAGTGTTCTGCTGTGAATTTGCTCCACAATTTACCCAGAGACCCCTTGGTATCACATGTATAGAGCAAACATCTCTTCAAGAAATCtgatttgaaaaatgtaaaaacaaaacaatgtctaGGCTCAGAACAGCAGGGCTGGATGGATGTGGAGAGATTATGTATTCTAACTCTTTAATTTTACAaccaggaaactgagtcacatagaaggagacCTGCCCATGGTCACACAGAGAATTTCAAAGAAGGTGTTAGGGTCCACAACCCCCACACTGGGTCTCTGGCCTTCAGAcctgcacaaaaaataaaatgcagtgaTATCGAagtatacacgcacacacacttccGTTTTACCACCGTGTGTTATGAACAGACATTGCTATCTCTACATTAGAGTTATAGAACTGCTTAAATATACACGTGTACGGGTGGATGTCTGCGTTGGTTCCCAAACTCGCAGCTATAAAGTCTGTTCTCTGAAAGTCGAATTCTGGAGGACTGTGGCCCCAGGACGAGGAAGTCCGGCGTCTGTCCGCATCCAGACCCCCGCGCCCTGGGGCTGGGCAGGCTGAGGCAGGGCTGGCAGAGAGCCTTCTGTGGCCAGGCTGAGGTTGGGACCCTGCGGGCATCACAGCAACTGGTTTCCCTTTCTGCAGGGGTCGTGCGTGCGGTACCTGCCCAGACTGTACCTGGATATCCACGTAAGAGGGGTCTGCCTGCCTGGGGGgggagccccgggggggatcTGAGAGGGAGGCTGCAGGAGCCTCCAGCTCCCGACCCCAGGCCACCGGCATGCCCCACGAGCCCCCCTCTGTCATCCACTCCCAGAACTACTGCGTGCTGGCCAAGCTGCGGGACTTCGTGGCCTCGCCACACTGCTGGAAAGTGGCCCGGGTGGACGCCCTGAAGGACAAAGTGCGGAAGCTGTACACCATCCTGAACTCCTTCTGCAGGAGGGTGAGTGGCGTCACGGGACGGTGTTAGGCTGCGTGTTGTCAGCTGGGACTttcagaaggggaggggtgggggggagggggacgacCAGGAGGAAGAGGGTATGGGGTGCTTCCCGTCCACAAAGCGCGGCCTCAGCCACTGTCCCCTCGGTGAGTGACGGGCACTCCAGACGAGCCCCCACGCCGCCACAAGCTCTGTGTTGATGGGGAGCCGACACCCTGGACCACCTGCCAACCACGGAAGACAGACTCTCTGCAGCCAAACGGGGCCGGGGAGAGGGCTACGGGATTCTGGGAACTCCAGAGCCCCTTCCCGGGGTCAGAGGAGactttgtgggggagggggcttcGGGGTGCCCTGTGGTGggcagaagagggggaagagacgGGAAGAGCAGGAAACCAGCCAGGTGGAGATGTGGAAGGTGGAGTTTCCCTGTGATCCGAGAGGCACGGGCTTCAGCCTCAGACAGACCCACGCGCCTGTCTCCACCGCCCCGCTTCCCAGATGGGCACGTCCCCTCACCTCTCCAACCAGTCTCCCCATTTCTGAACTGGGGACAGAACACTGGCTGTCTCAAGATCATTAGAAGGACAATTGTAATTACAGCTTGAGCACGTGTGTGTGGGTGCTGGTAATGCCCTTGACCTAAGAACCGCGGGAGGGTGACTGCACACAGAACTCCTAGGAGCATGCCTGGCTGAGCAAGTCCTCAGGAAACtttaataattaacatttcaGTTAGAAGACTTGTTATGCATTTCCTCCCCACAcccattttccttctcttttttttttttttttggatttttatgaagtgagaagcagggaggcagagagacagactcccgcatacacctgaccaggatccacccagcatgcccaccagggggcgatgctctgcccatctggggctttgctctgttgcaactgaagccattctagcgcctgaagcagaggccatggagccatcctcagcgcccaggccaactttgctccaatggagccttggttgcgagaagggaagagagagacagagaggaaggagagggggaagggtggagaagcagatgggcaattctcctatatgccctgaccgggaatcgaacctgggaattccacatgttgggccagcactctactgctgagccaactggccagggccccgttttccttcttattcccctctccctttggtctttgttggggggggggagacaagaAGAAGCCATCACTAATACAGTCTGGTGAGTAGTGGTGTTACTGACTCTACAGCATTTGAAGGTGAGCCCTGGGTGTTTTTTATGGTATCCCCACCGCTGGGCCCAGAGTTATTGCTCAGTAATtaaggttcattcattcattcattcattcattcattcattcattccctccttcccccatctATCCATCTGGTCCACCAATGCATGAGTGACTTCACTAAATAACAGAGAACATATGAGATTCTATGCGAACGTGAAGACGTGACAAGCTCTCCTTGGGAGAGTAAGGGATGGGAGGTTTTCACCCAAAGGGAACAACTTTGAGGATAGGTGGGAGTCCCACATCCGTCATCCGCGCCTGGgctctgcagccccccccccccccagtcacagTCCTGCTCATTGCACATCTTTTCCAGGATCTGGTGTTCCTGTCGGATGACTGCAACGCCTTGGAGTACCCGATCCCGGCCACCACGGCCCTTCCAGATCGCCAAGGCTGAGGCAGCCCGGCCCAGGGAGAGAGCCCAAGGGGAATGAAGCACGCCAGCTGCCCGGGCACGGTGCGGCTACAGCCACGGCCCCCTCAGGGTCTCCCTGTTCACCGTGGCATCTCAGACTGTCACGTGTCTCCTTACCTTCTGGAAAGCAGGCTCATGCTCCGACAACCCTGAGACTTACCTTGAGCATAGTTAGACGCTCTGCTGTCACTCCCGTTGGCTCGCCGGGATGGTTAGATAGGCAAGCAAGCGGGTTTATGTGATCACGACGAGGAGAAGGGCACAACAACTTCTCTCTTATGAACACGTAGCTTGGGAACAAGCAAAATCATCGTGTGTTCGGAGTACCCCTCGAACGGTGTAGTGTTACCCGTTCTTCTTTCTCGATAGGAACCCGCTTACATTTAACCAAACTTCTACTgtgtcccctctcccaccccaaaCTTTCCTAGGGTTACTTTTCACTCCTAAGGAAATGTTCCTGCCTATACGATGCCCCTGCAAGGTCTGTGATTACACAGCGCTGCCGGGAGCCACTCTTTCCTTGAAAGGTGTTAAGAATCCAATAAAGACTATCTTTCCACTGAGAAGCACGTGTCCCGCCGTTCTTGTCCAAAGTGGAGGTCGGGGTTGCCTTGGGCTCTTTCTGAAAGTCACTGCTCTCGGCGAGATGCACCCTTCCTCTCGGCGAGATGCACCCTTCCTCCCCTTATTCCCACCaggtgcgggcgggggtttccgCGTCTGCTTCAACCCACCTGCGTGCATGTCCGTCCTGAAGGCATTGGAAGATGCTCCGATTTGGGTTTGGGGACATGCTGTCCTTTGCCTGGCACCCACGGGCAGTGCAGGACCCGGCCCCTAGCGCGAACACCAGCCCATGGAGTCGTTGTACCACGCCTGGAGATGGGCGTCACGGAAGGCTGAGGCTCCTGTAGATGGAACGACTTGCTGAAGGTCACGGGCTGGTCGTGGACTGAATGCAAGGCCTCCAACACCCCTGCTCTTCCCGGGGGGCCCCGTGCTGCTTCTCTGCAGGTGAAGCCGCTTGTTTAATTCATTCCTGAAACCTAGAATAAAATCTCAGCAAGCGGATGATTGAAAATATGTCACGTGAGCCGTTGGGagctttcttgtttcttttattccctTCTGGACACACGGGCCCTGCTTTTCCTCCTTGACCTCAGATGCCGCTGGCTGCTCAGAGGATGTCTGCTTCCTTacgtttttattttctgtttagaaGCACAAGAGCACAGCACTGCTGTATGGCAGTGGTCCTTTTAGTCATGAGTaagtaaagggagaaaaaaagaattttcacatgttcatttttattttctctaaagcaATGGTCCataacccccgggccgtggaccggtaccggtccgtgggccatttggtaccggtccgcagaaaaagaataaataacttacattatttctgttttatttatatttaagtctgaacgatgttttatttttaaaaagtgaccagattcccactgttacatccatctaagactcttgacgcttgtctcggtcatgtgatacatttatccatcccaccctaaaggccggtctgtgaaaatattttctgatattaaaccggtccacggcccaaaaaaggttggggaccactgctgtgtGGGGTTCCAGGGACTTCCAGAACCAGGTACCACTCACGGCTTCCACTGCTGCTCCCTCCCACTCAATTTCCACCCAACAGCAGAACAGCCTGCTTCAAACACCCATCACATCAGGGCTGTGATTTTCCACTGCTGGTCCACAGACCCAGTGATGAGAGGCTCTAGACTCTTCACGCAACACCAGGGTGGTTACCTCTTGCGCAGACCGGCACCAGTccgcagaccagcagttgaaaaacaccgCACGACAACTGCTGTGTGAAAAACAATACAGCAGTTGTCCTCCACCTACTGAGCAATTTCCTGCGGCTTCCACCCCGAATGAAGCTTGAACTCCTCACCTTGGTCTACAAATCCCTTATGTGCCACCCCCACCGCCACCGGTCCTGTCACACAGCACCCGTCCTCTGACACATGGCGCTTGGCCATGAGTTCACCCGTTTGCTTGCTTGCCTGTtgcatgcccccctcccccaacactagACTGGGAGCCctgacaggcaggcagggaccaCGTCTTCTTGCCCGCACCTGGCACCGTGCCCGGCGCTCAGCAGATGCTCAGTCACTATATTCTGGATGATTACGGATTCCAGATACTGCTTCCTGGGAAGACCAGGAGAAGTCAATGGTCACGATCTTGCAGGTCCGGGCGGCCCGCGCCCATTCCTCCTTCATCGGCTGCGCACTGTTCGCGCACGCTGCTGTTCCCAGAGCCCCACAGGCCCACTTCCTGTGGCCGGGAACCGCTCGTTCTTGCTGGTTTGGTCAGCATCAAAACCTcagtaacaggccctggccgttggctcaacggtagagcatcggcctggcgtgcgggggacccgggttcgattcccagccagggcacataggagaagcgcccatttgcttctccacccccctccttcctctctgtctctctcttcccctcccgcagcggaggctccattggagcaaagatggcccgggcgctggggatggctccttggcctctgccccaggcgctagagtggctctggtcgcaacagagcaacgccccggaggggcagagcatcgccccctggtgggcagagcgtcgcccctggtgggcgtgccgggtggatccctgtctgactgtctctccccgtttccaacttcagaaaaaaaaaacaaaaaaaaaacccctcagtaacacacacacacacacacacacacacacacccgcatcTGGTGGGTGTTCATTCTCCCAGTGCTCTGACCACCGAACACACCTGGGCGGCAGCCAGCTGCAGAGAGTGGCTCAGAGGCCTGAGCTCTCCTCCCCGGAACATCGGAAAGCCTCCACGTCCACCTGGCTGGCTGCCGAGCAGCTCTGAGCGCTGAAATCAGCGGGGACCCCTTCACACCCAGGGGCGATTCAACCGACAGAGCATCATTAGGCAAAGATCCTGGTAGCTGAAGGCTCGCTGATTTGCAAAGTGCTCCTAACGTGAAACCTCCTTCTGTATTTTCAGGTCTATAGATAGTCGGATCGAGAACTCAcaggacagaggaaggaagtgCCCTAAAGTCGATTAAGCGttggaggagaaggggggggggggagtagaaaAATGGAGCACAATTATACAGAAAATGGCCAAGTCAGCAGTCAAACTTAGGGTTTCTATCCCTGCACATGGAAGGTATCCCGGGAATTACTTGGACATGGGAAATGCATTTCTAACACATTTGCAATCAAGTTCCTAAAATGCAGCTCCGACTTATTTTTCAAGACTCTTCTGGCAGCCACACAGACAGGAAAATGTGCTCtgaatttattgctttttaggtCGCTTCATCTTGATCCCGGGAAGCCAGCGTCAATCCAGGTCATGAAATCGGAAGACGTCCTTTCCTCTGAACGGGCTCAGGTCGCCGTCACCGTCACAGTAACGGACCCCTCCTTCGGCCAGCAGTGCTGCAGACATCCTGAGTCTGGAAGCTGTCAGCTCTAACGGGGGAGGGTCTGGAGTCGGGCCCTGACATTGTCAGCTCTAACGGGGAAGGGTCTGGAGTTGGGCCCTGACATTGTGTACTGACGCTCCAAAGTACTCTTAGTTATCGATGATGACAGCCTCTTCGGTATGTGCAGAACTGTGCAATTTACAGAAGAGCCTCAGTCCCTTTTCCCTTTGTCAGCTCTCGTTCTTGTGCCAACCTTGGAGAATGGGAATTAGGACAGTTCATCTCCATTTATGGATTTAAGAGCGAAGCTTCAATTAAATACCCTTTTATGCCACAAATACGCCTAACATTTTCAAATCTGACCATACCGAGCACTTGTGAAGGCACGTGGCAGTTGACAGAATGCTGCTTTGGCAGTACCTAGCGAAATTGAAGAGGTCTGTACCCAGTGATCCAgcaatatttttcttgtatttttccgaagtgagaagtgggggtgggggctgggggtggcggcagacagacagacagccacatgtgcccaaccgggatccacccagcaagcccactagggggcgatgctctgcccatctggggcattgctccactgcaaccagagccattctagcacctgaggcggaggtcatggagccatcatcagcacctgggccaactttgctccaatggagccttggctgcggaggggaagagagagacagagaggaaggagagggggaagggtggagaagcagatgggcgcttctcctgtgtgccctggccgggaatcaaacccgggacttccacacgccaggccgacgctctattgctgagtcaaccggccagggccaatccagCGATTTTAATCCCTAGAATATACTTATACCCAGAGAAAGGCTGGCCCATGTGCCCCCAGCAAATACATCTGAGGATGTTCAAGACAGGATGCTTGCAATAGCAAGtgactggaaacaacccaaaagtccATCAGTGGTGGAACCGGATAAGTGATGAGTCAGACGCCCATGAGCCCACGTGCATGGATCTCAAAACCACTGTCTAACAAGAGAACAACTCATACAACTATCAGTATCTGTTTAGAGATTTTGGAGATTTCTTGGAGGCGG carries:
- the CYTL1 gene encoding cytokine-like protein 1 isoform X1 is translated as MALAGPHRKRRRGGPPPGSCLKGRQARGCQRSLYTMTPWLLPLLLLLLAGLPAARPAPPTCYSRMLGLSREITGDFQSLQAAEPSGSCVRYLPRLYLDIHNYCVLAKLRDFVASPHCWKVARVDALKDKVRKLYTILNSFCRRDLVFLSDDCNALEYPIPATTALPDRQG
- the CYTL1 gene encoding cytokine-like protein 1 isoform X2, producing MTPWLLPLLLLLLAGLPAARPAPPTCYSRMLGLSREITGDFQSLQAAEPSGSCVRYLPRLYLDIHNYCVLAKLRDFVASPHCWKVARVDALKDKVRKLYTILNSFCRRDLVFLSDDCNALEYPIPATTALPDRQG